The Desulfuromonas sp. TF nucleotide sequence GTGTCCAGCGTCCCGTAGGCGCTCATCATGATCAGGGTGGCCGGACTCTGTCGTTTGGTGAATTCCCGAATGAAGGAGAGGCCGTCCATCCCCGGCATGCGGATGTCGCAAAGGATCAGGCCGAAGGGCTCCTGTTCCATCAATCCGAGCGCCGTCTCTCCGTCCGCCGCTTCGTAAACCCTGTATCCGCCCTTCTCCAGGACCAGACGCAGCATGTGGCGCATCGGTGACTCGTCATCCACCACCAGAACTTTTGCGGTATCAGTCTTTGTCATTATCAATCACCGCCCTTCTCAACCATACAGTGAAGGTGCTCCCCTCTCCTTCTGCCGAACGGACATCTATCCGGCCCCCTGCTTCCTCAACTATCCTGTAGCAGACCGAAAGCCCGAGGCCTTTTCCTTTGTCAGGTGGTTTGGTGGTGTAAAAGGGATCAAATATGTGGGTCATGACCTCCGGGCTCATCCCCATCCCCTCGTCGGCGATGGAGAGCCGGACTTCATTACCGTCCACCCCCGCCGCGAGGCGGATCGTTCCTCCCGGGGAGGAGGCGTCCCGGGCGTTCAGAATCAGGTTGACGAACACTTGAAGCAGCTTATGACGGGCAATGAATACGAGAGGCAGCGAAGAGGGCAGATTGTCGATGAGATTCAAGTCGGCAAGAACACCCTGATGAACCAGGATATCCCTGGCCTCTTCCAGCACGGTCACCGGATCCAGCAATTCCGGCGGGGCGGCGACGGGAGAGGCATAATCGAGAAGATCCCTGACCAGTCGGTCGATTCGCTGTGCCTCGGCCAGGGAACGCACCAGGATTTCCTTCTCCCTTCCCGGAGGGAGCTCGCTCCGCAACAGCTCGAGATATCCGACCACCGCACCGAGGGGATTGCCGATCTCATGAGCCATGCCCGCCGCCAGATGGCCGACGGAAGCCATTTTCTCCGACCGAATGAGATCGTCTCTCGTCCGCCGCAGCTCCTCATTCGCCTGGCGAAGAGAAACAATGGTGGTCTCCGTCTTTTCCCTGCTATCCTTGAGAGACGTGATCATCGCGTTGAAGGAGGCGGCCAGATCTGCGATCTCCCTTGGTCCATCCATCGAGAGGAAATGGTCCAGATCACCCGCGGCAACCTGCTGCGTTCCCCGTTGTAGACTCAGTACAGGGCGGACGACCGTTCGGCTCAGCAGATAGATACCGAAAAGGACCAGAACCGTACCGTAGAGTGCGAAATAAAGAAAAAACAGCTTGTATGCGGACATCATCCGCAGCCGCAGATCCGTCAGGGAGAATTTAGCCTGA carries:
- a CDS encoding sensor histidine kinase; this translates as MQKATGLRIEIIVNISLLLAAALLFSGFLLLKFAEQELVTQRITGLTGTVEIISRALSVALRNEQDLKPEDLLQSGLAEGALESWQLVDRNLIPLAGSSRKENPPLEKSEFLRIRYAVEPAVQAHYPLAWFPFVEAPESYLLITSPLRDRDEFVGALQAKFSLTDLRLRMMSAYKLFFLYFALYGTVLVLFGIYLLSRTVVRPVLSLQRGTQQVAAGDLDHFLSMDGPREIADLAASFNAMITSLKDSREKTETTIVSLRQANEELRRTRDDLIRSEKMASVGHLAAGMAHEIGNPLGAVVGYLELLRSELPPGREKEILVRSLAEAQRIDRLVRDLLDYASPVAAPPELLDPVTVLEEARDILVHQGVLADLNLIDNLPSSLPLVFIARHKLLQVFVNLILNARDASSPGGTIRLAAGVDGNEVRLSIADEGMGMSPEVMTHIFDPFYTTKPPDKGKGLGLSVCYRIVEEAGGRIDVRSAEGEGSTFTVWLRRAVIDNDKD